A portion of the Stigmatella aurantiaca DW4/3-1 genome contains these proteins:
- a CDS encoding DUF932 domain-containing protein, with the protein MLGYCGHDGTTAITLKNVATRVVCQNTLGVALGEKCGSSRAGPR; encoded by the coding sequence GTGCTGGGCTACTGCGGCCACGATGGCACCACGGCGATTACGCTCAAGAACGTGGCCACGCGCGTGGTCTGCCAGAACACCCTGGGCGTCGCCCTCGGCGAGAAGTGTGGAAGCTCCAGAGCTGGTCCGAGATGA
- a CDS encoding AAA-like domain-containing protein codes for MNTLFQAGGAVREGLLYVERPADQELPEALRRGEFCYVLAPRQIGKTSLALKTREKLRRSGIRYAAVDLNEIGGHVTAETWFYSLVTCVAGELGLEEHVESFWEAHAKESLPSRWTHFCRNTVLQEVAGPVVIFIDEIDTILSVPTVADDFFASLRAMHEKREEDPVFKRLSFCLLGVAAPRELMKDEARTPFNIGLSIPLEDFTPAEAERLLPGLAGLGHAPRALLEAILAWTDGHPYMTLRIAHALVREGEVPPQTLPPQARVEGWVQRLFLENGRQEEPNLRYAEDRFSRGQQNERIPRMLSLYRRLLAGEAIAAVGSDPIQQEFRLTGMVTERRDASGRWLRVRNRIFATVFDEAWVRTREADRLLTQPLEQWLEQDRTQDLLLRGEVLEQARKWARHREDLTQEEREFLDASQDSAAKDRTRRAILTVLASALVVLMGMVGVLAKKNQEVQQSSTLLMQETARLAAALGRHQGDGADALGAALSTLVMAEQLQAPAPPEAFSGIMLGVSDLKYSSPLKGHENGVQSAAFSPDGSLIVTASDDQTALLWDSHSGQPLATLKHERSVLSAAFSPDGTRIVTASDDQTARIWGWDGHSAQLLATLQGHENSVQSAAFSPDGSLIITASSDGSARRWDGHSGQFLAPPLRHEGDVWSAAFSPDGARIVTASEDQTARIWDGRSGQPLATLQGHLDDVRRATFSPDGARIVTASDDQTARIWDSRSGQLLSTLAGHQGPVWSAAFSPDGARIVTASEDQTARLWDGRSGQRLTLLQGHRDSVLSAAFSPDGTRIVTASDDQTARIWGWDGHSVQLLATLQGHRKMVRSAAFSPDGLRIVTASKDGTARIWDGRSGPFLATLEHEAPVWSAAFSPDGSLIVTASKDHTARIWDGRSGQLLALPALQHERPIQSVTFSPEGSRIVTASEDHTARLWDGRSGQLLATLKHEGSVWSAAFSQDGARIVTASSDGMARIWDGRSGQPLATLQGHQGTVRSAAFSPDGARLITASSDGTARIWNGHSGQLLAPPLRHEGDVWSAAFSPDGTRIVTASDDQTARLWDGLSGQPLSPPLKHGDVVWSAAFSPDGTRIVTASSDGTARIWDGRSGQALSTLQEHTGPVWSAAFSPDGTRIVTTGQDDPTACIWDSHSGQLLAKLQGPPDDVRNAVFSPDGSRVVTTSSPEDGSRVVTPGHPGTARLWIASLEGWLIEACNLPQFTPPTEELRAFCNRYKGRTP; via the coding sequence GTGAACACCCTCTTCCAGGCGGGCGGGGCCGTCCGGGAGGGACTGCTCTATGTCGAGCGGCCCGCGGATCAGGAGCTCCCCGAGGCGCTGCGGCGGGGCGAGTTCTGCTACGTGCTCGCGCCCCGGCAGATCGGCAAGACGAGCCTGGCCTTGAAGACGCGCGAGAAGCTGCGCCGGTCGGGAATCCGCTACGCCGCCGTGGACCTCAACGAGATCGGCGGCCATGTCACGGCCGAGACGTGGTTCTACAGCCTGGTGACGTGCGTGGCGGGGGAACTCGGGCTCGAAGAGCACGTCGAGTCCTTCTGGGAAGCCCATGCGAAGGAGTCGCTGCCCTCCCGCTGGACACACTTCTGCCGGAACACGGTGCTCCAGGAGGTGGCCGGGCCCGTGGTCATCTTCATCGACGAGATCGACACGATCCTGTCCGTGCCCACCGTGGCCGACGACTTCTTCGCCTCGCTCCGGGCCATGCACGAGAAGCGAGAGGAAGATCCGGTCTTCAAGCGGCTCAGCTTCTGTCTGCTGGGCGTGGCAGCGCCCCGGGAGCTGATGAAGGATGAGGCGCGAACGCCTTTCAACATCGGCCTCTCCATTCCCCTGGAGGACTTCACCCCCGCCGAGGCCGAGCGGCTGCTGCCGGGACTGGCGGGATTGGGACACGCCCCCCGGGCCCTGCTCGAGGCCATCCTGGCGTGGACCGATGGGCATCCTTATATGACCCTCCGGATCGCCCATGCCCTGGTCCGGGAGGGAGAGGTCCCCCCCCAGACCCTCCCGCCACAAGCACGGGTGGAGGGATGGGTGCAGCGGCTCTTCCTGGAGAACGGCCGGCAGGAGGAGCCCAACCTGCGCTACGCCGAGGATCGCTTCTCGCGCGGCCAGCAGAACGAGCGGATCCCACGGATGCTGAGCCTCTACCGGCGGCTGCTGGCGGGCGAGGCCATCGCGGCGGTGGGCAGCGATCCCATCCAGCAAGAGTTCCGGCTCACCGGCATGGTGACGGAGCGGCGGGACGCCTCGGGCCGGTGGCTGCGGGTCCGCAACCGGATCTTCGCCACGGTGTTCGACGAGGCGTGGGTGCGTACCCGCGAGGCGGACCGGCTCCTCACCCAACCTCTGGAGCAATGGCTGGAGCAGGACCGGACCCAGGACCTGCTGCTGCGCGGAGAAGTGCTGGAACAAGCGCGGAAATGGGCCCGCCACCGGGAGGATCTGACACAAGAGGAGCGGGAGTTCCTCGACGCCTCTCAGGACAGCGCCGCGAAGGACCGCACCCGCCGGGCGATTCTCACGGTCCTGGCATCCGCCCTGGTGGTGCTCATGGGCATGGTGGGGGTGCTGGCCAAGAAGAACCAGGAGGTCCAGCAGTCCTCCACATTGCTCATGCAAGAGACCGCGCGGCTGGCCGCGGCCCTCGGACGGCATCAAGGCGACGGCGCAGACGCACTCGGCGCGGCCCTCTCGACGCTCGTCATGGCCGAGCAACTCCAGGCCCCCGCCCCCCCGGAGGCGTTCTCCGGCATCATGCTGGGCGTCTCGGACCTCAAGTACTCGAGCCCCTTGAAAGGGCACGAAAACGGTGTCCAAAGCGCGGCCTTCTCCCCGGATGGCTCGCTCATCGTCACCGCCAGCGACGACCAGACCGCCCTCCTCTGGGACAGCCACTCCGGCCAACCCCTGGCCACGCTCAAGCATGAGCGCTCCGTCCTGAGCGCGGCCTTCTCGCCGGATGGCACGCGCATCGTGACCGCCAGTGACGACCAGACCGCCCGCATCTGGGGTTGGGACGGCCACTCCGCTCAGCTCCTGGCCACTCTCCAAGGGCATGAAAACAGTGTCCAGAGCGCGGCCTTCTCGCCGGATGGCTCGCTCATCATCACCGCCAGCAGCGACGGCTCGGCCCGCCGCTGGGACGGGCACTCCGGCCAGTTCCTGGCCCCCCCCCTCCGGCACGAGGGCGACGTCTGGAGCGCGGCCTTCTCGCCGGACGGCGCGCGCATCGTGACCGCCAGCGAGGACCAGACCGCCCGCATCTGGGACGGCCGCTCCGGCCAGCCCCTGGCCACCCTTCAGGGGCATCTGGACGATGTCCGGAGGGCGACCTTCTCCCCGGACGGCGCGCGCATCGTGACCGCCAGTGACGACCAGACCGCCCGCATCTGGGACAGCCGCTCCGGCCAGTTGCTGAGCACCCTTGCCGGACATCAGGGCCCTGTCTGGAGCGCGGCCTTCTCGCCGGACGGCGCGCGCATCGTGACCGCCAGCGAGGACCAGACCGCCCGGCTCTGGGACGGCCGCTCCGGCCAGCGCCTGACCCTCCTCCAAGGACATCGGGACTCTGTCCTGAGCGCGGCCTTCTCGCCGGATGGCACGCGCATCGTGACCGCCAGTGACGACCAGACCGCCCGCATCTGGGGTTGGGACGGCCACTCCGTCCAGCTCCTGGCCACCCTGCAGGGGCATCGGAAAATGGTGCGAAGCGCGGCCTTCTCTCCAGACGGCTTGCGCATCGTCACTGCCAGCAAGGACGGCACCGCCCGCATCTGGGACGGCCGTTCCGGTCCGTTCCTGGCCACGCTTGAGCACGAGGCCCCCGTCTGGAGCGCGGCCTTCTCCCCGGATGGCTCGCTCATCGTCACCGCCAGCAAGGACCACACCGCCCGCATCTGGGACGGCCGCTCCGGCCAACTCCTGGCCCTCCCTGCCCTCCAGCACGAGCGCCCCATCCAGAGCGTGACCTTCTCCCCAGAGGGCTCACGCATCGTGACCGCCAGCGAGGACCACACCGCCCGCCTCTGGGACGGCCGCTCCGGCCAACTCCTGGCCACGCTCAAGCATGAGGGCTCCGTCTGGAGCGCGGCCTTCTCCCAGGATGGCGCGCGCATCGTCACTGCCAGCAGCGACGGCATGGCCCGCATCTGGGACGGCCGCTCCGGTCAGCCCCTGGCCACCCTCCAAGGGCATCAGGGCACGGTGCGAAGCGCGGCCTTCTCGCCGGATGGTGCGCGCCTCATCACCGCCAGCAGCGACGGCACGGCCCGCATCTGGAACGGGCATTCCGGCCAGCTCCTGGCCCCCCCCCTCCGGCACGAGGGCGACGTCTGGAGCGCGGCCTTCTCGCCGGATGGCACGCGCATCGTCACCGCCAGTGACGACCAGACCGCCCGGCTCTGGGATGGCCTCTCGGGCCAACCTCTGTCCCCTCCCCTGAAGCATGGGGACGTCGTCTGGAGCGCGGCCTTCTCTCCAGACGGCACGCGCATCGTCACCGCCAGCAGCGACGGCACGGCCCGCATCTGGGACGGCCGCTCCGGCCAAGCCCTGAGCACCCTCCAAGAGCACACGGGCCCTGTCTGGAGCGCGGCCTTCTCCCCGGATGGCACGCGCATCGTCACCACCGGCCAGGACGACCCCACGGCGTGTATCTGGGACAGCCACTCCGGTCAGCTCCTGGCCAAGCTCCAAGGTCCTCCGGATGACGTGAGGAACGCGGTCTTCTCTCCGGACGGGTCGCGCGTCGTCACCACCAGTTCCCCTGAGGACGGGTCGCGCGTCGTCACCCCCGGCCACCCTGGCACCGCCCGTCTGTGGATCGCCTCTCTTGAGGGCTGGCTCATCGAGGCCTGCAACCTGCCCCAGTTCACCCCGCCCACGGAAGAGCTGCGCGCCTTCTGCAACCGCTACAAAGGCCGTACGCCCTGA
- a CDS encoding cytochrome P450 yields the protein MTTLARESELPLPPKSPSLPVLGDTLAFLRDGPGLVETRGRQLGPVFQLNLFGQPTAVLLGEEANRFVLHSGTKHFNWRYGWPPHFRDLWVDTIFLEDGDPHRLRRKLLMPAFQTEAIEGYLPQMEKSHLAAIARWEKAGRMVCIEDFGRVTLRVANQLFLGDDTEDGAEDLPQWMKHWLEGFYSVPIRFPLGTFSRALAARHKLISHVERAIHSRREKKTTDALGLLTGFKDSDGVALTTDQLASEMLVLVAAGFHTTTSMLTYVMFALAEHPDVLKKARQEQRDLGIQGSVTLEQIHRMSYLNAVMAEIERLYAPVPFGFRRVVEPFEFHGYRIPAGWQVAWSVEGAQKDPRNYADPLRFDPERFTRAGSDADHRGDFKLVGFGGGPRMCIGTNFAKVQAKLLMSHLLRGYEWEVEPDQDLRPRFTPERTPKSGLRVRFKKRAGPPDSPA from the coding sequence ATGACAACCCTGGCCCGGGAAAGCGAGCTGCCCCTTCCTCCCAAGAGCCCCTCCTTGCCGGTCCTGGGGGACACCCTGGCGTTTTTGCGCGATGGCCCGGGACTGGTCGAGACACGAGGGCGCCAGCTCGGCCCCGTCTTCCAGCTGAACCTGTTCGGGCAGCCCACGGCCGTGCTGCTCGGGGAAGAGGCGAACCGCTTCGTCCTTCACTCCGGCACCAAGCACTTCAATTGGAGATACGGTTGGCCTCCCCACTTTCGTGACCTGTGGGTGGACACCATCTTCCTGGAAGATGGCGACCCGCATCGGCTGCGGCGCAAGCTCTTGATGCCCGCCTTTCAGACCGAGGCCATCGAGGGCTACCTGCCCCAGATGGAGAAGTCGCACCTGGCCGCCATCGCCCGGTGGGAGAAGGCAGGCCGGATGGTCTGCATCGAGGACTTCGGACGTGTGACGCTCCGGGTGGCCAACCAGCTCTTCCTCGGGGACGATACCGAGGACGGCGCGGAGGACCTGCCGCAGTGGATGAAGCATTGGCTGGAAGGGTTCTACTCGGTCCCCATCCGTTTCCCGCTGGGCACGTTCTCGCGGGCTCTGGCCGCCCGGCACAAGCTGATCAGCCATGTCGAGCGGGCCATCCACTCCCGCCGTGAGAAGAAGACCACGGATGCGCTTGGACTGCTCACGGGCTTCAAGGACAGCGATGGGGTGGCGCTCACCACGGACCAGCTCGCCTCCGAGATGCTGGTCCTGGTGGCCGCGGGGTTTCACACCACCACCTCGATGCTCACCTACGTGATGTTCGCGCTGGCCGAACATCCGGACGTTCTGAAGAAGGCCCGGCAGGAGCAGCGCGATCTGGGCATCCAGGGCAGCGTCACGCTGGAGCAGATTCACCGGATGTCCTACCTCAATGCCGTCATGGCCGAGATCGAGCGGCTCTACGCGCCGGTTCCGTTTGGTTTCCGCCGCGTCGTCGAGCCGTTCGAGTTTCACGGCTACCGGATCCCCGCGGGCTGGCAGGTCGCCTGGTCGGTCGAGGGCGCCCAAAAGGACCCTCGCAATTACGCGGACCCCCTGCGCTTCGACCCGGAACGCTTCACCCGGGCCGGCAGCGACGCCGACCACCGCGGCGATTTCAAGCTGGTGGGTTTCGGCGGTGGACCGCGCATGTGCATCGGAACGAACTTCGCCAAGGTGCAGGCGAAGCTCCTGATGTCCCACCTGCTCCGTGGATACGAGTGGGAGGTGGAGCCGGACCAGGATCTGCGTCCCCGGTTCACGCCGGAACGCACACCCAAGAGCGGGCTTCGCGTCCGCTTCAAGAAGCGCGCAGGCCCACCGGATTCTCCGGCGTAG
- a CDS encoding DUF3396 domain-containing protein, protein MRENIPVIRLRTDTGILMTRDGVVICFFMRRSHAEVAPAVWRALQIYRSAIPPNSLGWYGSDDGDTLPLDDKGWAYIRWQILERTWVDACTVDLEEDASEVSGYNFEYRGRRLNAPIFSHDEDSTCGVTFSFPTEYLLEHGPAQLRALALEIARELPFSFGYASLAFVCPRGSWYGVRQQLFAPLCRYLGMDLYRMEDTSRVIGTRARGAYWLTFLGQPLLGQLGGVEGIGDKLRFPEVSLQPLAGERLLISLGEWPDAIDTEKAPIPPQYRALAHLLETFLYEESTGWFSLSKENMHRWLRRLCQ, encoded by the coding sequence ATGAGGGAGAACATTCCTGTCATCCGACTGCGGACCGACACCGGCATTTTGATGACTCGCGACGGCGTCGTGATCTGCTTTTTCATGCGCCGCTCTCATGCAGAGGTGGCCCCTGCCGTTTGGCGGGCCTTACAGATCTACCGCAGTGCCATTCCCCCAAACTCGCTGGGCTGGTATGGCTCGGACGATGGGGACACCCTGCCGCTCGACGATAAGGGCTGGGCGTACATCCGCTGGCAAATTCTGGAGCGAACCTGGGTTGATGCCTGCACTGTCGATTTGGAGGAGGACGCAAGCGAAGTGAGCGGCTACAACTTCGAGTACCGAGGCCGACGGCTCAATGCCCCGATCTTCTCTCACGACGAGGACTCCACGTGTGGGGTGACCTTCTCCTTTCCCACTGAGTATCTCCTGGAGCATGGCCCCGCCCAGCTGCGTGCGCTGGCTCTGGAGATCGCTCGCGAGTTGCCCTTCAGCTTCGGCTACGCCAGCCTCGCCTTCGTGTGCCCGCGTGGGTCTTGGTATGGAGTTCGTCAGCAACTCTTCGCTCCACTGTGCCGCTACCTGGGCATGGATCTCTATCGCATGGAGGACACGAGTCGGGTCATTGGCACCCGCGCGCGAGGGGCCTACTGGCTCACGTTTCTGGGCCAGCCGCTGCTGGGCCAGTTGGGCGGTGTCGAGGGCATTGGCGACAAGCTCCGCTTTCCGGAGGTGTCGCTCCAGCCGTTGGCGGGCGAGCGACTGCTGATCAGCTTGGGCGAGTGGCCCGATGCCATCGATACCGAGAAAGCTCCAATCCCCCCCCAATACCGTGCGCTAGCGCATCTGCTGGAGACTTTCCTCTATGAGGAGAGCACCGGCTGGTTCTCGTTGAGCAAGGAGAACATGCACCGTTGGCTGCGACGGCTCTGCCAGTGA
- a CDS encoding metallophosphoesterase, with protein sequence MSHRESLFVISDLHLGGETGFQICTARGRRRLSAFIRSLPSQVAPSQPAHLVLAGDIVDFLAEQPFAAFTAEDALATRKLARIMDHGDTADVWTALREFVSAGHALTLLLGNHDLELSLPGPRHLLHQRIGHRGVEFLYDNQAFVRGPVLIEHGNRYDDWNAVPHDVLRAVRSALSRRESPPAMRPLAGSELVVGVMNGLKKQYAFIDLLKPENEAALPLLAVLDPGVLTQLKHITRLARQASRARVRRDGSGLPEERELISGDADPPGSQLLRTAQELAGDAGEEIGAIENLKSWWEIYQAGRSEDRREQLRRLRKALQIYVQAQHETFALDIESPRYLKPAEAIAQRGFQVVVFGHTHLVKRVRLPGDALYLNTGTWAELMRIPDEVLSHTAAGDTVLADFVEAMADNRIDPWRKLVPTFARIDLEGEHLLSTGVFVFEEDGKVRPLDSGL encoded by the coding sequence ATGTCCCACCGAGAGAGCCTCTTCGTCATCTCCGACCTCCACCTGGGGGGAGAGACCGGATTCCAGATCTGCACCGCCCGGGGCCGCAGGAGACTCTCGGCCTTCATCCGAAGCCTCCCCTCTCAGGTGGCCCCCAGCCAACCAGCGCACCTGGTGCTTGCCGGTGACATCGTCGACTTCCTGGCCGAGCAGCCCTTCGCGGCGTTCACCGCCGAGGACGCCCTGGCCACCCGCAAGCTCGCCCGCATCATGGACCATGGCGACACAGCGGACGTGTGGACGGCCCTGCGGGAGTTCGTCTCCGCGGGCCACGCGCTCACCCTGCTCCTCGGCAATCACGACCTTGAGCTGTCCCTGCCCGGTCCCCGGCACCTGCTCCATCAACGCATCGGCCACCGGGGGGTCGAGTTCCTCTACGACAACCAGGCCTTCGTCCGGGGGCCGGTGCTGATCGAACACGGCAACCGGTACGACGACTGGAACGCCGTGCCCCATGACGTGCTCCGCGCCGTGCGCTCCGCGCTCTCCCGGCGCGAAAGCCCCCCTGCCATGCGCCCCCTGGCCGGCAGCGAGCTGGTGGTGGGGGTGATGAACGGCCTCAAGAAGCAGTACGCCTTCATCGACTTGCTCAAGCCCGAGAATGAGGCAGCCCTGCCCCTGCTGGCGGTACTGGACCCCGGGGTGCTCACCCAGCTCAAGCACATCACCCGGCTGGCGCGCCAGGCCTCGCGGGCCCGTGTCCGCCGGGACGGCAGTGGCCTCCCAGAGGAGCGCGAGCTGATCTCGGGAGACGCCGACCCGCCCGGCAGCCAGTTGCTCCGGACCGCCCAGGAGCTGGCCGGAGACGCTGGGGAGGAGATCGGCGCGATCGAGAACCTGAAGAGCTGGTGGGAAATCTACCAGGCGGGCAGGAGCGAGGATCGCCGCGAGCAACTCCGGCGCTTGCGCAAGGCGCTTCAGATCTACGTGCAAGCGCAGCACGAGACGTTCGCCCTGGACATCGAGAGCCCCCGCTACTTGAAGCCCGCGGAGGCGATTGCTCAGCGAGGCTTCCAGGTGGTGGTCTTCGGGCATACCCACCTCGTCAAGCGGGTGCGCCTGCCGGGCGATGCGCTGTACCTCAACACGGGGACGTGGGCGGAGCTGATGCGCATCCCGGACGAGGTGCTCTCCCACACGGCCGCGGGCGACACCGTGCTCGCGGACTTCGTCGAAGCCATGGCGGACAACCGGATCGACCCCTGGCGCAAGCTGGTGCCCACCTTCGCCCGAATCGATCTGGAGGGTGAGCACCTTCTCTCCACTGGCGTGTTTGTCTTTGAAGAAGACGGCAAGGTCCGGCCTCTGGACTCAGGCCTTTGA
- a CDS encoding transposase — translation MTAVHLVERVLPHVPYRQWTLSFPRRVRWVLLKDVGLLSDVLTLFLRAGASPAATEGTAAGPTGWASCCRVIHPVLRLCLRAAGGRRALRGVATAHARGERGALPGQGPEDALQAYQAHSLQQRLRWTEVDVQPPPRKQPRCAFLEGFSLHSNTHLHANDRQGLERLCRYGARGALALERLSRAEDGRIAWRMKRPLPDGTTHLFFTGLEYLMAPSGVRAILEHLGLPSRPAKLAPAQGPPQRAWC, via the coding sequence GTGACGGCAGTGCACCTGGTGGAGCGGGTGCTGCCGCATGTGCCCTACCGGCAGTGGACGCTGTCCTTTCCGCGTCGGGTGCGGTGGGTGCTGCTCAAGGACGTGGGGCTCCTCTCGGACGTCCTCACCCTCTTCCTGCGCGCGGGGGCAAGCCCTGCAGCGACGGAGGGCACGGCGGCAGGGCCTACGGGGTGGGCCAGTTGTTGCCGTGTCATTCATCCAGTTCTTCGGCTCTGTCTTCGTGCCGCGGGAGGGCGGCGTGCGCTTCGAGGCGTTGCCACCGCCCACGCGAGGGGAGAAAGAGGAGCCTTGCCCGGACAAGGGCCTGAGGACGCGCTGCAGGCGTACCAAGCGCACTCCCTGCAGCAGCGTCTGCGCTGGACGGAGGTGGACGTGCAGCCTCCTCCCCGAAAGCAGCCCCGATGCGCCTTCCTGGAGGGCTTCTCCCTGCACTCCAACACGCACCTTCACGCTAACGACAGGCAGGGCCTGGAGCGGCTGTGCCGCTATGGGGCGCGTGGCGCGCTGGCGCTGGAGCGTTTATCACGAGCGGAGGACGGCCGCATCGCTTGGCGTATGAAGCGCCCGCTGCCCGACGGCACGACGCACCTCTTCTTCACCGGGCTGGAGTATCTGATGGCTCCCAGTGGGGTACGCGCCATTCTGGAGCACCTGGGATTGCCCTCGCGGCCTGCGAAGCTGGCCCCGGCGCAGGGGCCACCCCAGCGGGCGTGGTGTTGA
- a CDS encoding LysM peptidoglycan-binding domain-containing protein, with translation MQTVEYRVKSGDTLSGIARRHNVSMEALSRLNGLSDLNYIQAGLVLKIPKDSPPSPRSPPRAASYRVRAGDTLSEIAQSHNVTMKALAAANQLKDPNRLVLGQVLTIPKEQAPAARSQARNAGTPGAQEPATQASKAALFEKGQPVESFGRVSNDDGVNLRAAPGGAILKRLPFNTRVFVSRELPGDCYFVALDDGSFGYVYSKFVNIHAPDPEATLYKLKKDEGALEVVKKYYKGNAISWGQDERFYVNVLVEANRHKDPSGIYKPQPDADWSTTQTREDYVIWVPSIEFAKSLRGKVPSGSISYEAWQTAKRTATAIGDFFLGYAAFVAGLIHGALESVWDLVTGLVDLAELVWNILKSIFTGQFLSDLKGLWKLVSSLSPSQLIDAGLKAFLSRWNAPDFLRRWHFRGWVVGYALAEILMAVVTGAVTLVKWAGKAGKFSKLIAKLPKVVKAAEKVAEASKRIPNDALKRLKKAVSRAPDDAPPGKKAHVPWTGAHYIDEFDPADAKLYEKIRETVDDARDIARHLKLKQSVLDQVKEHLFRRVHELAIGPNKTVKANFTPDPYIADLWMKATQGKLTGVEAKRFLRLLAHEYVESRLMEKGMPYRSSHPDAYKLDLNMPTPKHHGAHDLAPLVDPAREPFAHWPRALERTPPTFQFAPDLSNLDELVEIIWKGRK, from the coding sequence ATGCAAACCGTCGAGTACCGCGTCAAATCGGGAGACACCTTGTCCGGGATTGCCCGGCGGCACAACGTCTCCATGGAGGCGCTGTCCCGCCTCAATGGCCTGAGCGACCTCAATTACATCCAGGCCGGGCTGGTCTTGAAGATTCCGAAGGATTCCCCGCCCAGCCCCCGCTCCCCGCCCCGTGCCGCGTCGTATCGGGTTCGCGCCGGGGACACCCTCTCTGAGATAGCCCAGAGCCACAACGTCACGATGAAGGCGTTGGCGGCGGCCAATCAGCTCAAGGACCCGAACCGCCTCGTCCTCGGGCAGGTGCTGACGATTCCGAAGGAGCAGGCCCCCGCGGCGCGGTCCCAGGCCCGGAATGCTGGCACGCCGGGAGCCCAGGAGCCGGCCACCCAGGCGTCGAAGGCGGCCCTCTTCGAGAAGGGCCAGCCGGTCGAGAGCTTCGGCCGGGTGAGCAATGACGACGGCGTCAACCTTCGCGCGGCTCCCGGCGGCGCCATCCTGAAGCGGCTGCCCTTCAACACCCGGGTCTTCGTGAGCCGGGAGCTTCCCGGCGACTGCTACTTCGTGGCGCTCGACGATGGGAGCTTCGGCTACGTCTACTCGAAGTTCGTGAACATCCATGCCCCGGACCCCGAGGCCACCCTCTACAAGCTCAAGAAGGACGAGGGTGCCCTCGAGGTCGTGAAGAAGTACTACAAGGGCAACGCCATCTCCTGGGGACAGGACGAGCGCTTCTACGTCAACGTCCTCGTCGAGGCCAACCGCCACAAGGACCCCTCCGGCATCTACAAGCCACAGCCGGACGCGGACTGGAGCACGACGCAGACCCGCGAGGACTACGTCATCTGGGTCCCCTCGATCGAGTTCGCTAAGAGCCTGCGCGGCAAGGTGCCCTCGGGCTCCATCAGCTACGAGGCCTGGCAGACCGCGAAGCGCACCGCCACGGCCATCGGGGATTTCTTCCTGGGCTATGCCGCGTTCGTCGCCGGGCTGATTCATGGCGCGCTGGAGTCGGTGTGGGACTTGGTGACGGGGCTCGTGGACCTGGCCGAGCTCGTCTGGAACATCCTCAAGAGCATCTTCACGGGGCAGTTCCTGTCGGACCTGAAGGGGTTGTGGAAGCTGGTGTCGTCGCTGAGTCCGTCGCAGCTCATCGACGCGGGCCTCAAGGCCTTCCTCTCCCGGTGGAACGCTCCGGACTTCCTCCGCCGGTGGCACTTCCGCGGCTGGGTGGTGGGCTATGCGCTTGCCGAGATCCTGATGGCGGTCGTCACCGGCGCGGTGACCCTGGTGAAATGGGCGGGCAAGGCGGGCAAGTTCAGCAAGCTCATCGCGAAGCTGCCCAAGGTGGTCAAGGCCGCCGAGAAGGTGGCGGAGGCCTCCAAGCGCATTCCCAACGACGCCCTCAAGCGCCTCAAGAAGGCCGTGTCCCGGGCTCCGGACGACGCTCCTCCTGGCAAGAAGGCGCATGTGCCATGGACCGGGGCGCATTACATTGATGAGTTCGATCCCGCCGACGCGAAACTCTACGAGAAGATTCGCGAGACCGTGGACGACGCGCGGGACATCGCCAGGCACCTGAAGCTCAAGCAGAGCGTCCTGGACCAGGTCAAGGAGCACCTCTTCCGCCGGGTGCACGAGTTGGCGATTGGCCCCAACAAGACGGTCAAGGCCAACTTCACACCGGACCCTTACATCGCTGACCTCTGGATGAAGGCCACCCAGGGCAAGCTGACCGGGGTCGAGGCGAAGCGCTTCCTGAGGCTCCTGGCTCACGAGTACGTGGAGAGCCGCCTGATGGAGAAGGGGATGCCGTACCGGTCGTCTCATCCGGACGCCTACAAGCTCGACCTCAACATGCCGACTCCCAAGCATCATGGCGCGCACGACCTGGCGCCGCTTGTCGACCCGGCCAGGGAGCCTTTCGCACACTGGCCCAGAGCCCTGGAGCGCACGCCGCCCACGTTCCAGTTCGCTCCGGACCTGTCCAACCTGGACGAACTGGTGGAAATCATCTGGAAGGGGAGAAAGTGA
- a CDS encoding VOC family protein: MIAPERNALYNLHMPTINPYINFNGNAEEAFTFYRSVFGGEFGKITRFKDIAGPHSHVGEHEAEKILRITLPIGNTMLIANDVPEAMGRVNEQENRSKIAVTAESRDEAERIVNGLSAGGEVEMPLGESPWGSFFAMFRDKYGIEWTVEYASKASSSPRV; encoded by the coding sequence TTGATCGCACCCGAACGGAACGCCCTCTACAATCTGCATATGCCCACCATCAATCCGTACATCAACTTCAACGGGAACGCCGAAGAGGCGTTCACGTTCTACAGATCCGTCTTCGGCGGGGAGTTCGGGAAGATTACCCGCTTCAAGGACATCGCGGGCCCGCATTCCCACGTGGGGGAGCATGAGGCGGAGAAGATCCTGCGCATCACGTTGCCCATCGGGAACACTATGCTGATCGCCAATGACGTGCCGGAGGCGATGGGAAGGGTCAATGAACAGGAAAATCGGTCGAAGATCGCCGTCACCGCGGAAAGCCGCGATGAGGCCGAGAGGATCGTCAACGGTCTCTCTGCCGGAGGAGAAGTGGAAATGCCCTTGGGCGAAAGCCCCTGGGGTTCCTTCTTCGCCATGTTCAGGGACAAGTACGGCATCGAGTGGACGGTGGAGTATGCGTCCAAAGCGTCATCAAGCCCCCGGGTATAA